The Argiope bruennichi chromosome 9, qqArgBrue1.1, whole genome shotgun sequence genome contains a region encoding:
- the LOC129985269 gene encoding innexin inx2-like, with protein MDLFSSLKSFFKTDSTTIDNNVFRLHYKATSTVLVAFSILVTARQYIGDPIDCVPNSNIPPNLLDTFCWVHSTFSVPSSWNKEVGVAVPYPGVDNSVDHKDRKYHAYYQWVCFVLFLQAILFYIPRYFWKVCEGSRMKNLILGLNTPCLDKEVKDKSKMLLVDYIIANLHNHNVYFTSYVFCEVMNFVNVIGQIYLIDTFLDGEFTKYGLKVIQFTGWEGAFRYDPMIHVFPRVTKCLFYVYGTGGSVEKKDTMCILPINIINEKIYIFIWFWFIILAVLSALVLVYRLVLVFWPNSRFMVTTCRARLVKHDHLRLVLSRASLGDWFILDMLSKNVDSMYYKEIIVDLADRLDGKGKHGNLQSLIVQ; from the coding sequence ATGGATCTCTTCTCCAGCTTGAAGAGCTTCTTCAAAACCGACAGCACTACCATCGACAATAATGTCTTTAGGCTTCATTACAAAGCAACGAGTACCGTACTTGTAGCGTTCAGCATCCTCGTCACCGCCAGACAGTATATCGGAGATCCCATCGACTGCGTGCCCAACAGTAACATACCACCAAATCTCCTCGATACCTTTTGTTGGGTGCATTCTACTTTCAGCGTTCCTTCTTCCTGGAATAAAGAAGTGGGTGTGGCTGTGCCTTACCCTGGCGTGGACAACAGCGTAGACCATAAAGACCGTAAATACCATGCCTATTATCAATGGGTATGCTTCGTGCTTTTCCTTCAAGCCATTCTGTTCTATATTCCAAGATATTTCTGGAAGGTGTGCGAAGGCAGTCGCATGAAAAACTTGATACTTGGTCTTAATACCCCCTGTCTAGACAAAGAGGTAAAGGACAAAAGCAAGATGCTTCTCGTGGACTACATAATAGCTAATCTTCACAACCATAACGTATATTTCACAAGTTACGTATTTTGTGAAGTTATGAATTTCGTCAATGTGATTGGTCAGATTTACCTCATCGACACGTTCCTGGACGGGGAATTCACCAAATATGGACTGAAAGTTATCCAGTTTACGGGATGGGAGGGTGCATTTCGTTATGATCCTATGATCCACGTATTTCCTCGAGTTACAAAATGCTTGTTCTACGTATATGGTACAGGTGGGAGCGTTGAGAAGAAAGATACCATGTGCATCCTTCCCATCAATATCATCAACGAAAAGATTTACATCTTCATCTGGTTTTGGTTCATCATCCTAGCCGTTCTTTCGGCACTGGTGTTAGTTTACAGACTCGTTTTGGTCTTTTGGCCGAATAGTCGCTTCATGGTGACCACCTGCAGAGCTCGCCTTGTGAAGCATGACCACTTGAGGTTGGTTCTGTCCAGGGCCAGTCTTGGAGATTGGTTTATACTGGACATGCTCTCGAAGAATGTAGATTCCATGTATTACAAAGAAATCATCGTCGATTTGGCAGATAGGCTGGATGGCAAAGGAAAACATGGGAATTTGCAGTCGTTGAttgttcaatga